One genomic segment of Gemmatimonadota bacterium includes these proteins:
- a CDS encoding ABC transporter ATP-binding protein, with amino-acid sequence MITTSNLNKLYTTEEVETTALNDVTMAVDQGEFVAVMGP; translated from the coding sequence ATGATAACGACCAGCAACCTCAATAAGCTCTACACGACGGAAGAGGTGGAGACGACGGCGCTGAACGACGTGACCATGGCCGTGGACCAGGGCGAGTTCGTGGCGGTCATGGGGCC